In Deltaproteobacteria bacterium, the genomic window AACAAGCATTCTTTAAAGGAGAAATTATAGTTGGCAGCACACAAGCTGTGTTTTACTTTATAAAGTAATTGAGTATTTGAGCAAAAATACAAATAGATAGCTGTATCCTGACAAGGGATAGAAAGAGTTATGCTTAAACAAAAGAATATAGATGTTTGTAGAGTCGTCTGCTTTAATAAGAAATTGTTAAAAAGTCTATCAGCCGGGATGCGACAGCCAGCTTATATATAAAAGGTGGCTGACATATTTTCCATAGCGGGAGATAAAACGCGGTTGAAGATCCTTTTTATTCTCTCCGGAGAGAAAGAACTCTGCGTATGTGATATTGCAAATACACTTGGACTGACTATTTCAGCTACATCACACCAGTTGAGGAAGCTGCGTGACAGAGAAGTGGTAAAATACAGAAATGATGGAAATATGGTTTATTATACACTCGAGGATAAGCATATAGAAGAGCTGTTAATAGATACATTCAAACATGTTAGATCCCTTATGCCGGATATCAAAAAAACAATAAAGCACGGAATACAAGCATGATAGACAGGGAGATTTTCAATAAGATTCATAATGAGATAGAACAGGGCATGAGACTTCACAAGTGCAGGAAGTGCGGATGAGATCATACCTGTTATGTATAAAGGGTCAATGCCGGAACAGAAAAGCAGCGTTATTGTGTATGGAAAGATTTAAAGGATACATCTGGATAAACAGGAGCAGTAAGGCTGTCTGTAGCTCAGACAAAAACTGCAATTGTTCAACCGGGGAGTAACTCTCCTGAAATTAAGTGGATGAAGATTGGACATTTTACCGGACGATTTGACAATTTTATTTTTTATGCTTTATATTAGTTGCAATATTTCTAAACTATGAAACTTAGTGAGAAGGATAAACGAATATTTCAGCTTCATGCGGATGTATCCTTTAAATCTTTCCATACACAGCGGCTGGAGATATTGCATATACTGAAAGGTAAAGAAGTGTCTGTACGCGATATAGTAATGCAGATGGGGATATCAAAGGCCAATGTCTCGCAGCATCTTGCAATCATGCGCAAGGCGGGAATTTTAAATACCAGACGAGAAGGATTGAATGCCTATTATCGTATTTCAAGCCCGAAAATTGCAAGGGCATGTAATCTTATGAGGGAGGTCTTGTTGAAACATCATATAAAAAGAGGGAATTTGCTGATGAATCAGGTGCAAAAGGAGAGATTATGAGTGGACAAACCATAGTAATCCTTGGAGCAGGGGTTGGCGGGTTAATCGCCGCCAATACATTGAGATTTCAACTTGGACAGGAACATAGGATTGTTCTTATAGAGAAGAATCAGGAACATGCTTTTGCACCATCGTTCCCGTGGGTGATGACCGGTTACAGAACATCATGGCAGATCACAAAGAACATTCACTCTCTTGTACGCCATGGCATTGATATGGTTATTGAAGAAGTAACCGCTATTGATTGTATAAAAAAAATAGTTACGACAAAACAAAGATCATTTGATTATGATTATCTTATCATAGCACTTGGTGCGGATCTGAGATCCGAGCTTATTCCCGGCTTAACGGACAACGCACATACGTTCTACACCTTGGATGGAGCCCGCAAGCTGCATGAGGCGCTCAAAAACTTTAAAGGTGGAGATATAGCACTCGTTGTAAGCTCTATGCCATATAAATGTCCAGGTGCGCCTCACGAAGCTGCTATGCTGATTTCTGCTTTTTTCCAGCAGAGCTCACAAAAACAAAAAGTAAACATCCACCTCTTTACGCCTGAACCGCAGCCGATGCCAGTTGCGG contains:
- a CDS encoding metalloregulator ArsR/SmtB family transcription factor; protein product: MKILFILSGEKELCVCDIANTLGLTISATSHQLRKLRDREVVKYRNDGNMVYYTLEDKHIEELLIDTFKHVRSLMPDIKKTIKHGIQA
- a CDS encoding metalloregulator ArsR/SmtB family transcription factor, which produces MKLSEKDKRIFQLHADVSFKSFHTQRLEILHILKGKEVSVRDIVMQMGISKANVSQHLAIMRKAGILNTRREGLNAYYRISSPKIARACNLMREVLLKHHIKRGNLLMNQVQKERL